A genomic stretch from Triplophysa dalaica isolate WHDGS20190420 chromosome 4, ASM1584641v1, whole genome shotgun sequence includes:
- the cnga2b gene encoding cyclic nucleotide gated channel subunit alpha 2b, whose product MMGQATAEGSPCSHRLSVKTQEDEPDRAESVLSRSPSACDDTSSELQRVAALEPRDEPSRNSFQGRGALSRLVSLVVILRDWAHRSLVEEEERPDSFLERFRGPEVRAIPSRRSNNQLDANGNTKGNTKKAWETFIVSPSDDLYYYWLFFIAAAVLYNWVLLVARACFDQLQTENSIVWLVFDYMCDFVYILDSCMRLRTGYLEQGLLVKDLAKLRDSYIHTLQFKMDVISILPTDLAYIILSIDTPQLRFNRLLRFSRMFEFFNRTETRTNYPNIFRIWNLVLYILVIIHWNACIYYAISKSLGFGSDQWVYPNITSSEFGTLRRSYVYCFYWSTLTLTTIGEMPPPERDEEYVFVVFDFLVGVLIFATIVGNVGSMISNMNATRAEFQARIDAIKHYMHFRKVSRNLETRVIKWFDYLWTNQKAVDEQEVLKNLPDKLRAEIAINVHLTTLKKVRIFQDCEAGLLVELVLKLRPQVYSPGDYICRKGDIGKEMYIIKEGKLGVVADDGVTQFALLTAGGCFGEISILNIQGSKMGNRRTANIRSIGYSDLFCLSKDDLMEAVTEYPDAQKVLEERGREILRKQGLLDESAAAKGGILVMETDEKVERLEISLDVLQTRFARLLGEFTATQSRLKQRITWLERQLCHTGLGLLSDQEIDFDSDGNASRANSTTQTHAQLDTERPTNTDSQHSPRNCRGHD is encoded by the exons ATGATGGGCCAGGCAACAGCTGAGGGATCTCCCTGTTCTCATCGTCTCTCTGTGAAAACTCAAGAGGATGAGCCGGACCGAGCAGAGAGTGTGCTCAGTAG ATCTCCGTCAGCGTGTGATGACACATCCTCTGAGCTTCAGCGAGTAGCCGCTCTAGAACCTCGGGATGAGCCATCCAGAAACTCATTTCAAGGGAGAGGGGCACTGTCAAG ATTGGTGAGTCTGGTGGTCATTCTGAGAGACTGGGCACACCGAAGTCTggtagaggaggaggagagaccAGACTCCTTCCTCGAGAGATTCCGTGGACCCGAAGTACGAGCCATTCCAAGCCGAAGAAGCAACAACCAACTAGATGCCAATGGCAACACAAAAGGAAACAcaaa GAAGGCATGggaaacatttattgtttctCCTTCTGATGATTTATACTATTATTGGCTGTTCTTTATTGCCGCAGCTGTGCTCTACAACTGGGTTCTGCTTGTGGCCAG AGCATGTTTCGACCAACTTCAGACTGAAAATTCCATTGTTTGGCTGGTTTTTGATTACATGTGTGATTTTGTCTACATACTGGATTCATGCATGCGGCTAAGGACAG GTTACCTAGAACAAGGACTTCTGGTGAAGGACTTAGCAAAACTCAGAGACAGCTACATTCATACACTTCAGTTCAAAATGGACGTTATCTCCATCCTCCCCACTGACCTGGCATACATCATCTTGAGCATCGACACCCCACAGCTACGTTTCAATCGTCTTCTGCGCTTCTCCCGCATGTTTGAGTTCTTCAACCGAACAGAGACGAGAACCAATTACCCAAACATCTTCCGAATCTGGAACTTGGTTCTTTACATCCTGGTCATCATCCACTGGAACGCCTGTATCTACTATGCCATCTCAAAATCTCTGGGATTTGGATCTGATCAGTGGGTTTATCCCAATATCACCTCCTCAGAGTTCGGAACTCTTAGACGAAGTTACGTGTACTGCTTCTACTGGTCCACACTGACGCTCACCACCATCGGTGAGATGCCGCCACCAGAACGAGATGAGGAATATGTATTTGTGGTCTTCGATTTTTTAGTCGGAGTCCTGATTTTTGCTACCATCGTGGGTAACGTGGGCTCCATGATTTCAAATATGAACGCTACGCGGGCAGAGTTTCAAGCACGCATTGACGCTATCAAACATTACATGCACTTCCGCAAGGTCAGCCGTAACCTTGAGACACGTGTCATCAAATGGTTTGACTACCTATGGACAAATCAGAAAGCAGTGGATGAACAGGAAGTCTTAAAGAACCTTCCAGACAAGCTGAGGGCAGAAATCGCAATCAACGTTCATTTAACCACTCTGAAGAAAGTTCGCATCTTTCAGGACTGTGAGGCTGGCTTGTTGGTAGAACTGGTGTTAAAACTACGCCCTCAGGTATACAGTCCCGGCGACTACATTTGCCGAAAAGGAGACATCGGAAAGGAGATGTACATCATCAAAGAGGGAAAGTTAGGAGTTGTCGCTGATGATGGAGTGACACAGTTTGCATTGCTAACAGCTGGGGGATGTTTTGGGGAAATTAGCATTCTGAACATTCAGGGTAGTAAAATGGGAAATCGGCGGACTGCTAACATTCGAAGTATCGGCTACTCTGACCTCTTCTGCCTTTCGAAAGACGACCTCATGGAGGCCGTGACAGAATACCCAGACGCTCAAAAGGTACTGGAAGAACGTGGGAGGGAAATTTTGAGGAAACAGGGGCTTTTGGATGAAAGTGCTGCTGCAAAGGGAGGCATTCTTGTCATGGAGACAGACGAGAAGGTTGAACGTTTGGAGATCTCGCTGGACGTTCTGCAAACACGTTTTGCCCGGTTGTTAGGGGAGTTCACAGCAACTCAAAGCAGATTAAAGCAAAGAATCACATGGCTTGAGAGACAGCTGTGTCATACAGGTCTCGGGCTTTTGTCAGATCAAGAGATCGACTTCGATAGTGATGGCAATGCGTCACGAGCCAACTCAACCACACAGACGCATGCACAACTGGACACTGAGAGGCCAACCAACACAGATTCCCAGCACTCACCCAGGAATTGCAGGGGTCATGACTGA
- the chmp1b gene encoding charged multivesicular body protein 1b: MSNMEKNLFNLKFAAKELQRNSKKCDKEEKAEKAKVKKAIQKGNTEVARIHAENAIRQKNQSVNFLRMSARVDAVAARVQTAVTMNKVTKSMAGVVKGMDVTLKSMNLEKISALMEKFERQFETLDVQTSQMEDTMSSTTTLTTPQGQVDALMMEMADETGLDLNLELPQGQTGSVGTSVASAEQDELSQRLAKLRDQV, encoded by the exons ATGTCGAACATGGAGA AGAATTTGTTTAACCTCAAGTTTGCAGCCAAAGAACTTCAACGCAACTCTAAGAAATGTGACAAAGAAGAGAAGGCAGAGAAGGCCAAAGTCAAGAAG GCAATCCAAAAAGGTAACACTGAGGTTGCACGGATACATGCAGAAAATGCCATTCGCCAGAAAAACCAATCCGTGAATTTCCTCAGAATGAGCGCCAGAGTTGATGCGGTGGCTGCTCGAGTACAGACAGCGGTCACCATGAACAAG GTCACCAAATCCATGGCTGGCGTGGTGAAGGGAATGGATGTTACCCTGAAAAGCATGAACCTTGAGAAG ATATCTGCTTTGATGGAGAAGTTTGAACGACAGTTTGAAACTTTGGATGTACAGACGTCTCAGATGGAGGACACAATGAGCAGCACAACAACACTGACCACACCACAG GGTCAAGTCGATGCATTGATGATGGAAATGGCAGATGAGACTGG GCTGGACCTCAATTTGGAGCTTCCTCAAGGTCAGACAGGATCAGTGGGAACCAGTGTTGCATCTGCAGAACAG GACGAGCTCTCACAAAGACTGGCTAAACTCAGAGACCAGGTGTGA